Proteins encoded by one window of Oceanispirochaeta sp.:
- a CDS encoding carbohydrate ABC transporter permease: protein MIRYRSRQSLISFFLLILFSVFSVITLFPIFALIMSSFRPGTDLMRFGITMESLLNRDKNLDNYRELFFGERSLFNLWFRNSMIILMLQTSVTVFLTSLVGYGLAVYTFKGRNVLIGLVLILMMVPIQILILPLYKMMITMKLMNTILGVMLPFMLSPIAIFFFRQFCLGLPLELMDAARIDGLSESGIYFRIMSHLMLPAYGAMAILEGLRSWNNYLWPLIVLRTTKKFTIPIGLNTLLTPYGNNYNVLISGAVIATIPIIILFLMFQRYFISGLSSGSVKG from the coding sequence ATGATCAGGTATAGAAGCAGACAGAGTCTGATAAGTTTTTTCCTTCTGATACTATTTTCAGTTTTTTCGGTCATCACCCTCTTTCCCATTTTCGCTCTGATCATGTCTTCCTTCAGACCAGGAACCGACCTGATGAGGTTCGGGATCACAATGGAATCCCTGCTCAATAGGGATAAAAACCTGGATAACTACAGGGAACTGTTTTTCGGTGAGCGATCCCTTTTCAATCTCTGGTTTCGAAACAGCATGATCATCCTGATGTTACAGACGAGTGTTACCGTATTTCTCACCTCCCTCGTCGGCTACGGGTTAGCGGTATATACCTTTAAGGGAAGGAATGTCCTGATCGGTCTTGTACTGATCCTCATGATGGTACCCATACAGATACTGATCCTTCCTCTCTACAAAATGATGATTACCATGAAGCTGATGAATACAATCCTGGGAGTCATGCTCCCCTTTATGCTCTCTCCCATTGCCATATTCTTCTTCAGACAGTTCTGCCTGGGATTGCCCCTGGAACTGATGGATGCCGCCAGAATCGATGGTCTGTCCGAGTCTGGAATATATTTCAGAATCATGTCTCACCTGATGCTGCCGGCCTACGGCGCGATGGCCATCCTGGAAGGTCTGAGGAGCTGGAATAACTACCTTTGGCCCCTGATTGTATTAAGGACGACAAAGAAATTCACAATTCCCATCGGATTGAATACATTGCTTACCCCTTATGGCAACAATTACAACGTGTTGATTTCCGGGGCGGTCATTGCGACAATTCCAATAATAATTCTATTCCTGATGTTTCAAAGGTATTTTATATCCGGCCTCAGTTCCGGTAGCGTTAAAGGATAA
- a CDS encoding alpha-N-arabinofuranosidase produces MKAKIMINKNFKLSEIDDRLYGSFIEHLGRAVYGGIYEPGHSKADKEGFREDVLELVQELKVPVVRYPGGNFVSAYNWEDSVGPVEERPACLDLAWKSKEPNEFGLNEFVSWAKKAETDVMMAINLGTRGISDARNLVEYCNHEGGSYWSDLRKKHGVEKPHNIKLWCLGNEMDGPWQVGHKTSYEYGRIANETAKALKLFDPELELVVCGSSSNQMPTFPEWERTVLEECYENVDYISLHIYLKNEENDLQTFLATPMGMDDFIDVVSKTCDYVKAKKRSKKTINLSFDEWNVWFHSNEQDEDIYKRQPWQVGPPLLEDIYTFEDALVVGGMINSLIRHSDRVKIGCLAQLVNVIAPIMTENDGTVWKQTIFYPFYYASVYGRGTALNISVDSPSYENKTFGTVPFIDITAVHNKTGELTLFIINRNHESDMELDIVVSGFEEYKIIEHAVMVHDDVKAVNSKENMNEVIPVKGSGLSASQGHITGKLKKLSWNCLRLSQ; encoded by the coding sequence ATGAAAGCAAAAATCATGATAAATAAAAATTTCAAACTCAGTGAGATTGACGACAGACTATACGGATCTTTCATAGAACACCTGGGAAGGGCGGTCTACGGCGGTATTTACGAGCCGGGCCACAGCAAAGCAGACAAGGAAGGATTTAGAGAGGATGTTCTGGAGCTTGTCCAGGAACTGAAGGTTCCCGTGGTTAGATATCCCGGTGGAAACTTTGTCTCCGCCTACAATTGGGAAGATTCAGTCGGTCCTGTTGAAGAACGTCCGGCCTGTCTGGATCTGGCCTGGAAATCCAAAGAACCTAACGAATTCGGTTTGAATGAGTTTGTCAGCTGGGCAAAAAAGGCCGAAACGGATGTGATGATGGCCATCAACCTGGGAACACGGGGCATATCTGATGCCAGAAATCTGGTAGAATACTGCAATCATGAAGGTGGGTCCTACTGGAGTGATTTACGAAAAAAACACGGTGTGGAAAAGCCTCACAATATCAAACTCTGGTGCCTGGGCAATGAAATGGATGGTCCCTGGCAGGTGGGGCACAAGACGTCCTATGAATATGGACGGATAGCCAATGAAACAGCCAAGGCATTGAAACTCTTTGATCCTGAACTCGAACTGGTTGTGTGCGGCAGCTCGAGCAACCAGATGCCGACCTTTCCTGAATGGGAAAGGACCGTTTTGGAAGAGTGCTATGAAAACGTGGACTATATCTCTTTGCACATATATCTGAAAAATGAGGAAAATGACCTGCAGACATTTCTGGCGACTCCCATGGGAATGGATGACTTTATTGATGTTGTTTCCAAGACCTGTGATTACGTAAAAGCTAAAAAGAGAAGTAAAAAAACCATAAATCTCTCCTTTGATGAATGGAATGTCTGGTTCCACTCCAACGAGCAGGATGAGGATATTTACAAAAGACAGCCATGGCAGGTCGGCCCTCCCCTGCTGGAAGATATCTACACCTTTGAAGACGCTTTGGTTGTCGGGGGTATGATCAACTCTCTGATCCGCCATTCAGACCGTGTCAAAATCGGATGTCTGGCTCAGCTGGTGAATGTGATAGCCCCTATCATGACGGAAAATGACGGCACAGTCTGGAAGCAGACAATTTTCTACCCCTTCTACTATGCCTCGGTTTACGGTCGGGGGACAGCCTTGAATATCTCTGTCGATTCTCCAAGCTATGAAAACAAAACATTTGGAACCGTTCCCTTTATTGATATCACTGCTGTGCACAATAAGACTGGAGAATTGACTCTCTTCATTATCAACAGAAATCATGAGTCTGATATGGAACTTGATATTGTTGTGAGCGGATTTGAAGAATATAAAATCATAGAGCACGCCGTCATGGTTCATGATGATGTTAAGGCAGTCAATTCGAAAGAGAATATGAATGAAGTCATCCCTGTGAAAGGCTCGGGATTGTCGGCATCTCAGGGCCATATTACAGGCAAACTGAAAAAACTGAGCTGGAACTGCCTGCGCCTGTCTCAATAA